In Herpetosiphon gulosus, one genomic interval encodes:
- a CDS encoding dipeptide epimerase produces the protein MPTTIQSISAEAINLPLTEPFAIASGAQAVAANVLVKVQLADGTLGLGEAAPFPAVSGETQAGTIAAIERLQSHLIGADVRSWRKLAATLDQAEHEAAAARCGLEMAMLDALTRHYHMPLHTFFGGVTQQLETDMTITAGDEVHAAASAKAILARGIKSIKVKTAGVDVAYDLARLRAIHQAAPTAPLIVDGNCGYDAERALAFCAACKAAAIPMVLFEQPLPREDWVGMAQVTAQSGFAVAADESARSAHDVLRIAREGTASVINIKLMKAGVAEGLKMIAIAQAAGLGLMIGGMVESILAMSFSANLAAGNGGFDFIDLDTPLFIAEHPFVGGFAQTGGTLQLADVAGHGVDLA, from the coding sequence ATGCCGACAACGATTCAGTCAATCAGTGCCGAAGCGATTAATTTGCCTTTGACCGAGCCTTTTGCAATTGCTAGCGGGGCGCAAGCGGTCGCCGCCAATGTTTTAGTCAAAGTTCAGTTGGCTGATGGCACGCTTGGCTTGGGCGAGGCAGCTCCTTTTCCAGCGGTCAGCGGCGAAACCCAGGCTGGCACAATTGCCGCGATCGAGCGCTTGCAAAGCCATTTGATTGGAGCCGATGTACGTTCATGGCGCAAACTAGCAGCGACGCTTGATCAGGCTGAGCATGAGGCTGCTGCCGCTCGTTGTGGCCTTGAAATGGCCATGCTCGATGCCTTAACCCGCCATTATCACATGCCGTTGCATACCTTTTTTGGTGGCGTAACTCAGCAACTTGAAACTGACATGACGATTACCGCAGGTGATGAGGTGCATGCGGCGGCTTCAGCCAAGGCCATTCTTGCCCGTGGCATCAAATCGATCAAAGTTAAAACGGCTGGGGTTGATGTGGCCTATGATTTGGCGCGGCTGCGGGCAATTCATCAAGCTGCACCCACAGCACCATTAATTGTTGATGGCAATTGTGGCTATGATGCTGAGCGAGCACTAGCTTTTTGCGCTGCTTGCAAGGCTGCAGCGATTCCGATGGTATTGTTCGAGCAACCGTTGCCGCGCGAAGATTGGGTGGGTATGGCCCAAGTGACGGCTCAATCAGGCTTTGCTGTGGCTGCCGATGAATCGGCGCGTTCGGCTCACGATGTGCTACGAATTGCTCGCGAAGGCACAGCCTCAGTGATTAACATTAAATTGATGAAGGCTGGCGTAGCTGAAGGCTTAAAGATGATTGCAATTGCGCAGGCAGCTGGCTTGGGCTTGATGATTGGCGGCATGGTTGAAAGTATTTTGGCTATGAGCTTTTCGGCCAATCTGGCGGCTGGCAATGGCGGCTTCGATTTTATCGATCTTGATACACCGTTATTTATTGCTGAGCACCCGTTTGTTGGTGGCTTTGCCCAAACTGGCGGAACCCTGCAATTAGCCGATGTCGCAGGCCATGGGGTAGATTTAGCCTAG
- a CDS encoding tetratricopeptide repeat protein: protein MSILATTIQQPNLDWQLYYQQCHQRFLNYWLNFVIENPRDLAAFELDADNIYNALATAYNEKHSQFLASAVAFSYFIEYSSDIERRHNLCNWAVEAAQTSNDHQSAASALLYAGRLATFSKSYSVALNYFEQGLQRARQAHASLIEASILNDLGASSINQGFYDQAYVYLEQALEIAQRHQDNELIADILVKRGAAYSNRGAYDAAIADLQTALTAARLTNHIDVIGKALALLGTVETNRGDYAAAKAYFSEGLTICRQLNIPERISELLNNLGVICMRQGLDDQAEAYLNEAFEIARSQGQQERMGFLLVYLGSISNYKGAYVRAAQQLNQGLDLARQVGNQLIISFLQGHLSETLRHQAKYSEALAVANAGYPIATTLNIPLIICVYLNNFAELGLVQGDYGLALAKFQQGYEQASAIGLKEWQGLMGYGLARTYLAQAQPEQALEFGEASLAMLQAIGHRRTNEVQAWVAQLTPL from the coding sequence ATGAGCATTCTTGCAACAACTATCCAACAGCCAAACCTTGATTGGCAATTATATTATCAACAATGTCATCAGCGATTTTTGAATTATTGGTTGAATTTTGTGATTGAAAATCCGCGTGATCTTGCTGCTTTTGAGCTGGATGCTGATAATATTTATAATGCTTTGGCAACTGCCTATAACGAAAAACATTCGCAATTTTTAGCCAGCGCTGTGGCATTTAGCTATTTCATCGAATATAGCAGCGATATTGAGCGTCGCCATAATTTATGCAATTGGGCAGTTGAGGCCGCTCAAACCAGTAATGATCATCAAAGTGCCGCCTCGGCCTTGTTGTACGCTGGCCGTTTAGCGACATTTTCTAAATCATATTCGGTGGCACTGAATTATTTCGAGCAAGGCTTACAACGGGCACGTCAAGCCCATGCAAGCTTAATCGAAGCCAGTATTTTAAATGATTTAGGGGCAAGTTCCATTAACCAAGGCTTTTATGATCAAGCCTATGTCTATTTAGAACAGGCCTTAGAGATTGCCCAACGTCATCAGGATAATGAACTGATTGCCGATATTTTGGTCAAACGTGGGGCGGCTTATTCCAATCGTGGTGCTTACGATGCAGCAATTGCCGATTTACAAACGGCATTAACCGCAGCTCGTTTAACCAACCATATTGATGTAATCGGCAAGGCTTTGGCATTATTAGGTACAGTTGAAACCAATCGCGGCGATTATGCAGCAGCCAAAGCCTATTTTTCCGAAGGCTTGACTATCTGTCGCCAGTTGAATATTCCTGAACGAATTAGCGAGTTGTTAAATAATCTGGGCGTGATTTGTATGCGCCAAGGGCTTGATGATCAAGCCGAGGCCTATCTTAACGAAGCTTTTGAAATTGCCCGTAGCCAAGGCCAACAGGAGCGGATGGGCTTTTTATTGGTTTATTTAGGCAGTATCAGCAACTATAAAGGCGCATATGTGCGAGCGGCTCAACAGCTTAATCAGGGCTTGGATTTAGCTCGCCAAGTGGGTAATCAATTAATTATCAGCTTTTTGCAAGGCCATTTGAGCGAAACCCTACGCCATCAAGCCAAATATAGTGAGGCCTTGGCTGTGGCCAACGCTGGCTATCCAATTGCAACCACCCTCAATATTCCCTTAATTATCTGTGTTTATCTGAATAATTTTGCTGAACTTGGGCTGGTGCAGGGTGATTATGGCTTGGCCTTAGCGAAATTTCAGCAAGGCTACGAGCAAGCCAGCGCAATTGGCCTCAAAGAGTGGCAAGGCTTGATGGGCTATGGGTTGGCTCGCACCTATTTAGCTCAAGCCCAACCAGAACAAGCCTTGGAATTTGGTGAGGCTAGTTTGGCTATGTTGCAGGCAATCGGCCATCGTCGCACCAACGAAGTTCAAGCATGGGTCGCCCAGCTAACCCCGCTATAA
- a CDS encoding NB-ARC domain-containing protein produces MPASGEKFAQLLTEALYQIRLRESKPLQVIQDELGYAMGRNGGSVIDYWRRGNLPTKLADLEQLTRTLQQRGVHDQRWIEAFLTAGGYPPAQTLIQPVVASKVLDPNLPKRYRQLVGRDSLVRQVLQHLGDREGYWVIAIDGMGGIGKTALAMDLMQRFVAQQPEYRPIWISAEPQQGGGILPNQPLTFDSLITNLARQLALADVAQLSVEEKFQRLQQVLKHQPILLVLDNLETSGEPQQVLLEKLRPLLQPSKVILTSRQRFKGEVFSVHLIGLEAEQAALFIRQDASEKGVQWLQQASLDDLQPIIKATGGSPLAMKLVVSQLASLPLDLVLQHVQSVTQLNPGDEDAYVRFYMFLFQRSWTLLELSAKQLLVSLARFVPSNGCDWRAMQQISALPAAELAHSIDMLWKLSLLELNEGEHFGQLRYYLHPLTQHFVLSEIAQVL; encoded by the coding sequence ATGCCTGCTTCAGGGGAAAAATTTGCCCAATTATTAACCGAGGCGCTCTATCAGATTCGCCTGCGTGAGTCCAAGCCGCTCCAAGTGATCCAAGATGAATTGGGCTATGCCATGGGGCGCAACGGCGGTAGCGTGATCGATTATTGGCGGCGTGGTAATCTCCCGACTAAATTAGCCGATTTGGAGCAACTAACCCGCACGCTCCAACAACGTGGCGTGCATGATCAACGCTGGATTGAGGCTTTTTTGACGGCTGGCGGTTATCCACCAGCTCAAACACTAATCCAGCCAGTGGTGGCTAGCAAAGTGCTTGATCCAAATTTGCCCAAACGCTATCGCCAATTGGTTGGCCGTGATAGCCTTGTGCGCCAAGTGTTGCAACACCTCGGTGACCGTGAAGGCTATTGGGTGATTGCGATTGACGGCATGGGCGGCATTGGCAAAACGGCGCTAGCAATGGATTTAATGCAGCGTTTTGTGGCCCAACAGCCTGAATATCGCCCAATTTGGATTAGCGCTGAACCGCAACAGGGTGGTGGCATTTTACCCAATCAACCCCTCACCTTTGATAGCCTGATTACCAATTTGGCGCGGCAATTGGCCTTGGCCGATGTGGCTCAGTTGAGCGTTGAAGAAAAATTTCAACGACTGCAACAGGTGCTCAAACATCAGCCCATCCTTTTAGTGCTCGATAATTTGGAAACCTCGGGCGAGCCACAGCAAGTGCTATTAGAAAAATTGCGCCCGCTGTTGCAACCAAGCAAAGTTATCTTGACTAGCCGCCAACGCTTCAAGGGCGAAGTATTTAGCGTGCACTTGATTGGCTTGGAAGCTGAACAAGCAGCGCTGTTTATTCGCCAAGATGCCAGCGAAAAAGGCGTGCAATGGCTGCAACAGGCCAGCCTTGACGATCTTCAGCCAATTATCAAGGCGACTGGTGGCTCACCCTTGGCCATGAAATTGGTTGTTAGTCAATTGGCTTCGTTGCCATTGGATTTGGTGTTGCAGCATGTTCAAAGTGTGACTCAACTCAACCCTGGCGATGAAGATGCCTATGTGCGCTTTTATATGTTTCTGTTTCAACGTTCATGGACACTGCTGGAGCTAAGCGCCAAGCAATTATTAGTTTCGCTAGCGCGGTTTGTGCCATCGAATGGCTGCGATTGGCGAGCAATGCAGCAAATTAGTGCCTTACCTGCGGCTGAATTAGCCCATAGTATTGATATGTTGTGGAAATTATCGCTACTGGAATTAAATGAAGGTGAGCATTTTGGCCAATTACGCTACTATCTGCACCCATTAACTCAGCATTTTGTACTTTCTGAAATTGCTCAGGTGTTGTGA
- a CDS encoding CHAP domain-containing protein — translation MMSRILVVGLLVLMSLFSSMVVPLAAAKPQAAPAFCECTQYVYAKKGLSGSYGHAHTWDDSNGVLPRNGYRQYSIPQVGDVVVFSQAAMGNQYGHVAIITAVAPNYGPISVRGANQGGSETEGNCNNVNTRSYNRNGATFWRK, via the coding sequence ATGATGTCACGAATTCTAGTTGTTGGCTTGTTGGTGTTGATGAGTTTGTTTAGCTCAATGGTTGTACCGTTGGCCGCCGCCAAACCACAGGCTGCTCCCGCATTTTGTGAGTGTACCCAATATGTCTATGCCAAAAAAGGCTTGAGTGGTAGCTATGGTCATGCGCATACGTGGGATGATAGCAATGGCGTGCTCCCACGCAACGGTTATCGGCAATATTCAATCCCGCAAGTTGGTGATGTAGTGGTTTTCTCACAGGCAGCCATGGGCAATCAGTATGGTCATGTTGCGATTATCACAGCGGTCGCGCCAAACTATGGGCCAATCAGCGTGCGTGGAGCGAACCAAGGTGGTAGCGAAACTGAAGGCAATTGCAATAATGTTAACACTCGGAGCTACAACCGCAACGGGGCAACCTTCTGGCGTAAATAA
- a CDS encoding GNAT family N-acetyltransferase produces MQLSTEHGDLTLRAAQTNEWPEFRRLRLMALQQNPSFFGSDYDQNAAEPDRYWQERMANLDPTKQQIFVATYESQFVAMVGIRRFTDPKSSHQADIWGVYTDPAWRGYGLSRQLLGLAEAWAWQQSALIIRLMVNVANTSAIQLYTRCGYTVYGVEPMAIYYEGVYHDELLMAKQRIEHRT; encoded by the coding sequence ATGCAACTATCAACTGAACATGGCGATCTTACTCTGCGAGCAGCCCAAACTAATGAATGGCCAGAATTTCGGCGCTTGCGCTTGATGGCACTCCAGCAAAACCCTAGCTTCTTCGGTTCGGATTACGACCAAAACGCGGCTGAGCCTGATCGCTATTGGCAAGAACGCATGGCCAATTTAGACCCAACCAAACAGCAAATCTTTGTGGCAACCTATGAGTCGCAGTTTGTGGCAATGGTTGGTATTCGGCGCTTTACCGACCCAAAATCAAGCCATCAAGCTGATATTTGGGGCGTATACACCGACCCTGCTTGGCGTGGTTATGGCCTCAGTCGCCAGCTTTTGGGCCTGGCCGAAGCCTGGGCTTGGCAACAATCAGCGCTGATCATACGCTTGATGGTCAATGTTGCCAACACCAGCGCCATTCAGCTGTATACCCGTTGTGGCTATACAGTCTATGGGGTTGAGCCAATGGCAATTTATTACGAAGGTGTCTATCACGATGAGTTGCTGATGGCGAAGCAGCGCATAGAACATAGAACATAG
- a CDS encoding metallophosphoesterase: protein MASTILHLSDLHAGPPFNPEKAQQILEAAWQIKPTLTVLSGDFVQRADIRSQWLTIRDFVAQLPQPTIAVMGNHDVPLYNALYRMLRPNYYYKKYISPILEPVWGNDDFVAVGVNTTRSFTVDGGKLTDQQLLELERTLVRYPDSLCKIVVMHHHPVMPPGETRDVIQNAAAALRTFDRSNVELVLCGHTHASYIGNTLEFDPDLRQGTVIVQAGTATSRRGRRWYRGKNAFNVLEIEHMRSVITQYLYLEDAGRFLPVSQHQFPRRSAGAYALPLNEAVLEIVEPSE from the coding sequence ATGGCATCGACCATCCTGCACCTTTCCGATTTGCACGCTGGCCCACCCTTCAACCCCGAAAAAGCCCAACAAATTCTTGAGGCAGCTTGGCAGATCAAGCCAACCTTAACCGTGTTGTCTGGCGATTTTGTGCAGCGGGCTGATATTCGCAGCCAATGGCTGACGATTCGCGATTTTGTGGCCCAATTGCCTCAGCCAACGATTGCGGTGATGGGCAATCACGATGTGCCGCTTTACAACGCACTCTATCGAATGCTGCGGCCCAATTATTACTACAAAAAATATATCTCGCCGATTTTGGAGCCAGTTTGGGGCAACGATGATTTTGTGGCGGTTGGGGTCAATACCACGCGCTCGTTTACGGTCGATGGCGGCAAACTGACCGATCAACAATTGTTGGAGCTTGAACGAACTTTAGTCCGCTATCCCGATAGCTTATGTAAAATTGTGGTTATGCACCATCATCCAGTCATGCCGCCAGGCGAAACCCGCGATGTGATTCAGAATGCGGCGGCGGCACTCAGAACCTTCGATCGCAGCAATGTGGAGTTGGTGCTATGTGGCCATACCCATGCTTCGTACATTGGCAATACCTTGGAGTTTGACCCTGATTTGCGCCAAGGCACCGTGATTGTGCAAGCTGGCACAGCAACCTCACGGCGCGGGCGACGTTGGTATCGTGGCAAGAATGCTTTCAATGTCTTGGAAATTGAGCATATGCGCAGTGTTATCACTCAATATCTCTATTTGGAAGATGCAGGGCGCTTCTTGCCAGTTAGCCAACATCAATTCCCACGGCGTTCAGCAGGAGCCTATGCCTTACCATTAAATGAGGCAGTGCTCGAAATTGTGGAGCCAAGTGAGTAA